One Candidatus Zixiibacteriota bacterium genomic window, GGTGACTCCACATACACTTAGCCTCGAAGTTGAGATACTCGCGACCGAAAACAGGCTTGGGTAAACTCACCCGGCAGGATATAAGAGTCCCCGATTCAACCGCCTGTTTGCTGATCAGGCGCACCCCGAGGGTGCTCAGGTCGACCAACTCGCCGATCTGGCGATAGCTGTCCTTTTCGTAGACGGGGAGCTTCTCCTGGAACTCGAACCTGGTCGCCTGGCGGCACCTCGATTGCCATCGGCTAGGGCAGCCGCTCCAGCTTGAACGTGTTGACCACCTTCGGATCGGGACAACAAAACGTTCCCTCGCCCTCGGTCTTTTCCCAGGGGAACGACCCGCCGTAGCGCAGCGTCGTGATAAACGGCAACAACGAACCGAATGCTCCCAGACAGATTCCGGCCGGGGTATGTCGGCCGACGATAAACTCATCACCGACTTTATGTCCGGCGGGGCATTTCCCCAACTGCGAGACCAGCGTG contains:
- a CDS encoding PilZ domain-containing protein → MRRWSTRSSWSGCPSRWQSRCRQATRFEFQEKLPVYEKDSYRQIGELVDLSTLGVRLISKQAVESGTLISCRVSLPKPVFGREYLNFEAKCMWSHRCEFAVEYESGYQFCRLSEEDAAIVLHLLIHSATKRMTEPRRQVVR
- a CDS encoding TIGR04076 family protein — protein: MSKRHDVKVTLVSQLGKCPAGHKVGDEFIVGRHTPAGICLGAFGSLLPFITTLRYGGSFPWEKTEGEGTFCCPDPKVVNTFKLERLP